The genomic segment gtagccagttccctatccacgtgcaaacgacttcattaagcccaacagaccttagtttagaaagcagtcgtttgtggggcacagtatcaaacgctttggcaaaacccaaatagatcacatctactgcccccccactgtccagaatcttacttaccacatcataaaatgcaatcaaatttgtctgacatgacctatccttcataaagccatgctgattgttgctcataatgccattcattaggacaaaattttgaatgtgatcccttaacaagccttcaaataatatTAAGTTTAGGTTTAATTGTGGGTTAAAATCAGACAATACCCACGCAAATTATTAAGGGACagctttgaaaatgttttatttgattttcataaagGGACAGCTTTGGAACGTCCCATAAGTCTGCACTGGCAGGAGGGCCGACTATAGAAAAGGGGATttacttttctagtaggcccgaactgtccgggcagtaagtcccacccaggctgattttagtatgggggCAAGGACTCTCTGTCTCGCTATCTCTACATATTCCTACTATTGTCTGTTGACCTTCCTTCATATCTTGCTGTCTCCTAAATCACCTCACCAAGCTTTAGAACAGAACAGAGGaatagaggtggagccagcctatatatcctgagggaggggccaagagaccaattcttctgtcctacctccagaggtgaacctggacataacccacacgtttgcactactagaaaagtatttattgtatatcgtatagggatgcaccgaatccaggattcggttcgggattcggccaggattcggcctttttcagcaggtttcggattcggccgaatccttctgcccggccgatccgaatcctaatttgcatatgcaaattaggggcagggagggaaattgtgtgactttttgtcagaaaacaaggaagtaaaaaatgttttccccttcctacccctaatttgcatatgcaaattatggttcggttcggtattcggccgaatccttcgtgaaggattcgggggttcggccgaatccaaaaaagtggattcggtgcatccctaatatcgtATAAATCCCCTTATACTCACcaaaccgcttactatgctcctctactgacctgttcCTCaactctcattacctcctcacatgctcgcgtTCAAGACTTAGCAagtgctgcacccctcctctggaactctcactttctcccaacctttctgctttcaagaaatctcttaaaacgcacttatttagaaaagcctaccctcactctgcttaactaccaaatgtaataccacatacagtaccacatctctcacccactgatcttgcccactcccacaccttgtgtattatttccttccctttagattgtaagctctttctgcaccttttgtaccggtattgattttGATGTACGTAACGCCATATGTTCTaagtatgtaattcatgtgatttagttgtataaacacatttactttacagtgctacgaaatatgttggcgctatataaatacatgttaataattaataataagacTTCCAGGTATAATGGATGCAAGGCTTGCGTGCTATTGGCTGAGAGATAAAGTCTATATGAATGTGCTTCCTGTAGTAGTGCTGAGCCCCCCTGCTGGCAGAGTTGTAACATCACTTTGTGTCGTTTTCATTTGCCAGGAAGCGAAGTCCTCCTACTGGCTCTGCCTCCCCAACCTCATCTGGCCTGTCTCTGCACACAGCGGGGGGCCCATACCTAAGCGCGGTGAGTAGCCCTCTAAACCATCCGCTATTCTCTATCACCCCCTACACCTCTCCCCCGTCTCATTCCACCTCATGATTTATTTTCTCCCCTTCACCTTTTCCCACATCATCAGATGAGCTCACCCCCTTACACCCCGTTTCCCTCGGAATATCTGGCTCCTCTCCCCAACTCCACGCCCCCCAAACCTGAACGTGCCAAGAGAGATGTGAAGAATCGTGGGGTAAAACCTAAGAAGCCCAAGGTACCTGCGcttgagtgtgagtgtgtatgactGAGTGTGAGTGGGCATAACACAGAAGGATGTTTGGGTTTTAAAGGAGACttataggataaattaaaaaaccctaattttgtaggcaattatgagttatatatggtgttgcttttaaatggtgctaaacattaatattatctttaaaaattattggagctccctatagatgttctctggtccctgtctgtgttttaaatgaggggtgggtgtgtcctaacaggagagggacagccaatcacagccctgcagtcacacaagcacagacaggcttcagttccctatcaggtcctgctagctgctgattggttcctgtcctacagtgcagtgagctgagtgcacagcctgggaattcagggagcagcaagtggaagagaagggagggattattagggtttttgcagaaatttacaataaagtaaccagaaacactactttttaaaatacattctttCTATACCTAAaagagtttaaaggggttgttcaccttccaaacacttttttcagttcaactgttttcagattgttccccagaaataaagacttttttcaattacttgccattatttatttttttactgtttttccaaaatctaaagttgaatgtccctgtctcatttagttgatacatttctcagcaggatttgtggggaatattagcaactattgtatcaattccaacagctgcctttaatgaaactcaggaattctgttcagcagggacaaatgtattcatttagtttacagggtcggcgacccccctccccagagctgctttagaaggtgaaaaattacactttacacttcaatattagaaaaacagtgacacatataaaatagaaagggTGGGAGGGATtcatttttacagaaatattcaataaatcagcctgaaacacgacttttttaagcacaattcgtctatatctaaatgagtattaTGCACTGGTAAATgcttacagtattttttttacgctaaatgtctcctttaataatattttgtatttgtctgcCCCCCTTCTTTTTTCTATGGACTCTTCCTTTCCTTCCAACTCCAGCAGATACCTCTCAGCTCGTCTCCCAGCTGCGGTGGGGTCCTTCCTTTCAGCCCTCGTTCATCCAGTCTCCCGCCTCTGTCCTCCTCTAGCAAGCACACCCCACCCCCAACCATTCTCAGCACCGTACCCCAACAGATGTTCAGCGACGGAGGAGAAGGAAGTGGAGATGAGGGTCCCGATGGGGACGAGGAGGATGATCTAGTTATAGACATTCCTGAGTAAACACATCCAGATGGTGAACTTTATTTCTTTCTTAACCTACAGTCTGTTGACCATTTCCAGTATTCTTTATCTTTAAGGtgtaaatactttttattaaactCGTCCATGCTGATACAAGGCACATCATTGGCTATGAGCATGTTCTTGAGGAACTCGATCTCACTTCTAAACTGCTCCATCTCTTACTGACCACTAGATGGAGCTCATGCACTGAGACAGATTTGACTGTGCTATAAATGAAATTACTtgggttgatacatttattattaatagcCTTACTGTACTCTCTTTTTATACTCTATTAAGTTTTAACCTTTCAGTTTCCGCTGCCTACAAGCAGGCACTGGACTCCTATAGCAGACAGCTGAGATATAGTGGATTTTGCAGCTGTTGCCATTGAGGTTGCAGCCCAAGATGAGAAATTATTTAGACCCTAACCAGCCTGTAGGTTGAGGATTTGACCCCGCGGCTCCATGCTTGCTCCAGTTAATCGAGGCTACTGCAACTGTTGCTCAGCTACAAATCTCCGCATGTCTCACAAGTCAGGGTCAGATGCCTCAGAGAGAGGAATGTTGCTCATGACCAATGATGTCTGTCAAGGTGTTTCCtgccataaaaatattaaatcatcATAGACCACAATATTAGATgaatatatagttatacatagtgATGTCCAATAGGAATACCTGTAAAGGGTTTTGCCCTATACCTGCATGGGGAGAGGAATACTAATCTCAAGTGTCCCTTTCAGAATGTTTATTTGTCTGTGCTCTATTAATTGTGCTGGTGAACCTCATCAAGGCCTCCAATAAATGTAGCTCCAGAGAATGTTCATTAGCACCTGTCTCTA from the Xenopus laevis strain J_2021 chromosome 9_10L, Xenopus_laevis_v10.1, whole genome shotgun sequence genome contains:
- the ino80e.L gene encoding INO80 complex subunit E isoform X2 → MNGQDDDEVDYKRKYKNLKRKLKFLVYEQECFQEELRRAQRKLLKVSRDKSFLLDRILQYENVDEDSSDSDVTASSENSDIEGGRGASTPPTKRKRSPPTGSASPTSSGLSLHTAGGPYLSAMSSPPYTPFPSEYLAPLPNSTPPKPERAKRDVKNRGVKPKKPKIPLSSSPSCGGVLPFSPRSSSLPPLSSSSKHTPPPTILSTVPQQMFSDGGEGSGDEGPDGDEEDDLVIDIPE
- the ino80e.L gene encoding INO80 complex subunit E isoform X5; protein product: MNGQDDDEVDYKRKYKNLKRKLKFLVYEQECFQEELRRAQRKLLKVSRDKSFLLDRILQYENVDEDSSDSDVTASSENSDIEGGRGASTPPTKRKRSPPTGSASPTSSGLSLHTAGGPYLSAQIPLSSSPSCGGVLPFSPRSSSLPPLSSSSKHTPPPTILSTVPQQMFSDGGEGSGDEGPDGDEEDDLVIDIPE
- the ino80e.L gene encoding INO80 complex subunit E isoform X4 gives rise to the protein MNGQDDDEVDYKRKYKNLKRKLKFLVYEQECFQEELRRAQRKLLKVSRDKSFLLDRILQYENVDEDSSDSDVTASSENSDIEGGRGASTPPTKRKRSPPTGSASPTSSGLSLHTAGGPYLSAMSSPPYTPFPSEYLAPLPNSTPPKPERAKRDVKNRGVKPKKPKVPALEYTSQLVSQLRWGPSFQPSFIQSPASVLL
- the ino80e.L gene encoding INO80 complex subunit E isoform X1; translated protein: MNGQDDDEVDYKRKYKNLKRKLKFLVYEQECFQEELRRAQRKLLKVSRDKSFLLDRILQYENVDEDSSDSDVTASSENSDIEGGRGASTPPTKRKRSPPTGSASPTSSGLSLHTAGGPYLSAMSSPPYTPFPSEYLAPLPNSTPPKPERAKRDVKNRGVKPKKPKQIPLSSSPSCGGVLPFSPRSSSLPPLSSSSKHTPPPTILSTVPQQMFSDGGEGSGDEGPDGDEEDDLVIDIPE
- the ino80e.L gene encoding INO80 complex subunit E isoform X6, translated to MNGQDDDEVDYKRKYKNLKRKLKFLVYEQECFQEELRRAQRKLLKVSRDKSFLLDRILQYENVDEDSSDSDVTASSENSDIEGGRGASTPPTKRKRSPPTGSASPTSSGLSLHTAGGPYLSAIPLSSSPSCGGVLPFSPRSSSLPPLSSSSKHTPPPTILSTVPQQMFSDGGEGSGDEGPDGDEEDDLVIDIPE
- the ino80e.L gene encoding INO80 complex subunit E isoform X3, translating into MNGQDDDEVDYKRKYKNLKRKLKFLVYEQECFQEELRRAQRKLLKVSRDKSFLLDRILQYENVDEDSSDSDVTASSENSDIEGGRGASTPPTKRKRSPPTGSASPTSSGLSLHTAGGPYLSAMSSPPYTPFPSEYLAPLPNSTPPKPERAKRDVKNRGVKPKKPKVPALESDTSQLVSQLRWGPSFQPSFIQSPASVLL